From one Gracilibacillus salinarum genomic stretch:
- a CDS encoding DUF4188 domain-containing protein, which translates to MPKEIYTGRYTTDNSEDIVVFLIGMRINKRLAIHKWLPVFNAMPGMIKELYTNKEELGFLSMESYFGLRTTVMIQYWRSTEDLLAYAKNEKHLTAWRNFNTKVGNNETVGIYHETYRLQKGNYESIYGNMPRYGLGKALEHLPVTTDRKTASKRLG; encoded by the coding sequence ATGCCAAAGGAAATCTATACAGGGCGTTATACCACTGATAATTCTGAGGATATCGTTGTGTTTCTGATTGGTATGAGAATAAATAAGCGGTTGGCGATCCATAAGTGGTTACCGGTGTTCAACGCTATGCCTGGCATGATAAAAGAGCTGTATACGAACAAGGAAGAATTGGGATTTCTGTCAATGGAAAGCTACTTCGGCCTGAGAACCACTGTCATGATTCAATATTGGCGTTCAACCGAAGACCTGCTAGCCTATGCAAAAAACGAAAAGCATTTAACCGCGTGGAGAAATTTCAACACAAAAGTCGGTAACAATGAAACAGTCGGCATTTACCATGAAACGTATCGATTGCAGAAAGGCAATTACGAATCGATTTACGGCAACATGCCACGATACGGTCTTGGGAAGGCTTTGGAACATTTACCTGTTACGACTGACAGAAAAACAGCAAGCAAGCGGTTAGGCTGA
- a CDS encoding class F sortase: MKCLKMMMALFIVGLIAGCSQSEQNVNGSGSAQPSEMEQKEERSAVETAQWEDIYASGEAEDDSGENEGGSIIPATISIPAIDVSAAIEHVGKLSNGQMGVPEQDENVGWYEFGAKPGEQGSAVMAGHVDNKTGPAVFYHLEDMQEGDKIHITNEEGEQLTFEVYQTKSYPKDEAPISEVFGYSAARTLKLITCTGEFLDDVGTHENRLVVSAQLVK; this comes from the coding sequence ATGAAATGTCTGAAAATGATGATGGCTCTTTTCATAGTTGGCTTGATAGCTGGCTGCAGTCAATCGGAGCAAAATGTCAATGGTTCTGGTTCAGCGCAGCCATCAGAGATGGAGCAGAAGGAAGAGCGGAGTGCTGTGGAAACGGCGCAGTGGGAAGATATATATGCAAGTGGTGAGGCGGAAGATGATTCAGGGGAAAATGAAGGTGGAAGCATTATTCCTGCAACCATTTCAATCCCTGCTATCGACGTTTCAGCCGCTATCGAGCATGTTGGAAAACTATCGAACGGTCAAATGGGCGTGCCAGAGCAAGACGAAAATGTCGGCTGGTACGAATTCGGTGCCAAGCCAGGCGAGCAAGGCAGCGCAGTAATGGCCGGCCATGTCGATAACAAAACAGGACCAGCCGTTTTTTATCACTTGGAAGACATGCAGGAAGGTGACAAGATTCATATCACCAATGAGGAAGGCGAGCAGTTAACCTTCGAAGTCTATCAAACCAAGAGCTACCCAAAAGACGAAGCCCCGATCAGTGAAGTATTCGGCTACTCCGCTGCCCGAACACTGAAGTTGATAACCTGTACAGGTGAATTTCTCGATGATGTCGGCACACATGAGAATCGCCTGGTCGTCTCCGCACAGCTTGTGAAATAG
- a CDS encoding PadR family transcriptional regulator gives MKTYNDTTYAILGILTTNCKSGYEIKKFIDQSLNHFWKISYGQIYPTLKLLVQDGLAEVQTESVPGKPASKDYHLTTKGMELLKKWLAQPTGQLPVERNEILLKLFFGRQQSEEQSRILLQDYKQELKKRYFTYEAIERSIMEHEEDEEDTKYWLFTLDYGKRSTQAAIDWCHVTLAQLSTKEE, from the coding sequence ATGAAGACATATAACGATACAACCTACGCCATATTAGGAATTTTAACAACTAATTGCAAAAGCGGATATGAGATTAAAAAGTTCATTGATCAAAGCTTGAATCATTTCTGGAAAATCAGCTATGGCCAAATATACCCCACCCTAAAATTACTTGTACAAGATGGCTTAGCAGAAGTTCAAACCGAATCTGTACCAGGAAAACCAGCCAGTAAGGATTATCACCTTACAACGAAAGGCATGGAGCTGCTTAAAAAATGGTTAGCGCAGCCGACCGGGCAATTGCCTGTAGAACGAAATGAGATTTTGCTCAAACTTTTTTTCGGCCGCCAACAGAGCGAGGAACAGTCGAGAATACTGCTGCAGGATTATAAACAGGAGCTGAAAAAACGGTATTTCACATATGAAGCCATTGAGCGATCCATTATGGAACACGAAGAGGACGAAGAAGATACGAAGTACTGGCTGTTTACACTAGACTACGGAAAAAGGTCGACACAAGCGGCGATCGATTGGTGTCATGTAACACTTGCTCAACTTTCCACTAAGGAGGAATAG
- a CDS encoding GNAT family N-acetyltransferase, with product MVTLQPMTTAQFQQFFQTAITNYAAEKVKAGNWTEEDSLQHARQDFDNLLPDREHTKDHYLFAIMSENGDQVGIIWLARQTAEKGFIYDILIEEAYRGKGYGKAAMQQIEVEAKQLGMQKIGLHVFGHNKTAVHLYDSLDYQTTNIVMEKEL from the coding sequence ATGGTAACACTACAACCAATGACCACAGCTCAATTTCAACAATTTTTCCAAACAGCGATTACAAATTATGCAGCGGAAAAGGTGAAAGCTGGTAATTGGACAGAGGAAGATTCGCTTCAACATGCCAGGCAAGATTTTGATAACCTGTTGCCAGACAGGGAACACACGAAAGACCATTATTTATTTGCGATTATGAGCGAGAATGGTGATCAGGTCGGCATCATCTGGCTGGCCAGACAAACTGCCGAAAAAGGGTTCATCTATGATATTTTGATAGAGGAAGCATATCGTGGCAAAGGCTATGGGAAAGCGGCGATGCAGCAAATCGAGGTAGAAGCAAAGCAATTGGGCATGCAGAAAATAGGCCTTCATGTATTTGGCCATAACAAAACAGCTGTTCATTTATACGATTCATTAGACTATCAAACTACCAATATTGTCATGGAAAAAGAATTATAA
- a CDS encoding biotin transporter BioY, with the protein MKLRAVDITLAGMFASLMAIGANITSFIVIGGVPITLTTFFCILAGLLLGSRLGAISMIVYALVGLAGAPVFSHFSGGWSAIVSPTFGFILSYIIVAYVVGKIVERKASKTNFVIAALVGLCINYGFGTNWMYFAYQFLASAEEISYKVAWLWMAAPLPKDLILAVFAGTLAPRLYKSINRNTPVIAKKEAS; encoded by the coding sequence ATGAAATTAAGAGCAGTTGATATCACACTAGCGGGGATGTTTGCTTCCCTAATGGCAATCGGCGCCAATATTACGTCCTTCATTGTCATTGGCGGCGTGCCTATTACACTGACCACCTTTTTCTGTATATTAGCAGGATTGTTGCTAGGCAGCCGATTAGGGGCTATTTCGATGATAGTCTATGCATTGGTAGGGCTTGCTGGCGCACCTGTCTTCTCTCATTTCTCAGGCGGGTGGTCCGCCATCGTCAGTCCGACCTTCGGATTTATTCTATCTTACATTATCGTAGCGTACGTCGTCGGAAAAATAGTAGAACGAAAGGCTAGCAAAACGAATTTTGTCATTGCTGCACTGGTCGGTTTGTGCATTAATTATGGCTTTGGCACAAATTGGATGTACTTTGCCTATCAATTTTTGGCCTCCGCCGAGGAGATCAGTTACAAGGTGGCATGGCTATGGATGGCAGCTCCTCTGCCAAAAGACCTTATTCTCGCAGTCTTCGCCGGCACATTAGCACCACGTCTCTATAAAAGCATCAACCGTAACACACCAGTCATCGCCAAAAAAGAGGCCTCCTAA
- a CDS encoding copper amine oxidase encodes MNWKKALVVVPMSAALLIPTTGEYVSAASEDSMPTVSTAGADLRATLSTSLSEHANLAVITMRKGIEGAEDFDAAKAQLSENTDDLSAAIASVYGDEAGQAFKDMWSAHIGYFVDYVMGTAEEDEAKKQAALDELKQYRQEFSTFLDDATEGRVEADALAEGLQQHVNQLIGAFDAYVDGNYEEAFNLHAEASNHMFMPAKGLSSAITSQFPDKFNNTMAVTPASDLRQTLNNILSNHVVFAVTAMQNGIEGEESAEIFEANAAQLSENTDKLAKTIESVYGAEAGEQFKSMWSDHVSYFVDYVKATANEDEEAKQAALDELAQYREDFSAFMETATDGNISADAVAAELQEHVNQLIGSFDAYAAGNYEEAYDSFHEGYVYANDISKALSGAIVAQHPDKFESSMPSDMPKTGMGGTDKDMMDYIAYIVASVFVIMAAAGYTTYRRRNAAQSK; translated from the coding sequence ATGAATTGGAAAAAAGCATTAGTAGTCGTACCAATGAGTGCAGCTTTATTGATACCGACAACAGGGGAGTATGTCAGCGCAGCAAGTGAAGATTCGATGCCAACGGTTAGTACAGCAGGAGCAGACTTGCGGGCAACGCTTTCTACTTCATTATCTGAGCATGCGAACTTAGCCGTCATCACGATGCGTAAAGGAATTGAAGGTGCAGAAGATTTTGATGCAGCAAAAGCACAACTTTCTGAGAACACGGATGATTTATCTGCGGCCATTGCGTCCGTCTATGGCGATGAAGCAGGACAAGCGTTTAAAGATATGTGGAGCGCACATATTGGCTATTTCGTTGACTATGTAATGGGAACAGCAGAAGAAGATGAGGCGAAAAAACAAGCAGCATTAGATGAGTTAAAGCAATATCGTCAGGAATTTTCCACCTTTTTAGATGATGCAACAGAAGGACGTGTCGAAGCTGATGCATTAGCAGAAGGCTTACAGCAGCACGTCAATCAATTAATTGGTGCATTTGACGCGTATGTAGATGGCAATTATGAGGAAGCATTCAACTTGCATGCAGAAGCAAGTAATCATATGTTTATGCCGGCAAAAGGCTTATCAAGTGCGATTACCAGCCAATTCCCGGACAAATTTAACAACACGATGGCAGTAACACCAGCATCTGATTTACGTCAGACGTTAAATAACATTTTATCAAATCATGTTGTATTTGCGGTAACAGCAATGCAGAATGGTATCGAAGGGGAAGAATCTGCTGAAATTTTTGAAGCGAACGCAGCGCAATTGTCAGAGAATACCGATAAGCTGGCGAAGACGATCGAATCGGTATATGGTGCAGAAGCTGGGGAACAGTTCAAGTCAATGTGGAGTGACCATGTCAGCTACTTCGTTGATTATGTGAAAGCAACAGCTAATGAAGATGAAGAAGCAAAACAAGCAGCATTAGATGAACTGGCGCAATATCGCGAAGATTTCTCCGCGTTCATGGAAACAGCAACAGATGGCAACATTTCTGCTGATGCTGTAGCGGCCGAATTACAAGAGCACGTTAATCAGTTAATCGGTTCGTTCGATGCGTATGCAGCAGGTAATTATGAAGAGGCGTATGATTCTTTCCATGAAGGTTATGTCTATGCCAATGATATTTCCAAAGCACTGTCAGGAGCGATCGTGGCGCAACATCCGGACAAATTCGAATCATCCATGCCAAGCGATATGCCGAAGACCGGTATGGGCGGTACAGATAAAGATATGATGGACTACATTGCTTATATCGTAGCATCTGTCTTCGTCATCATGGCAGCAGCAGGATATACGACGTATCGCAGAAGAAATGCCGCACAGTCTAAATAA
- a CDS encoding CHY zinc finger protein encodes MKKIHGVHVHGAVIDQETRCKHYRLPEDIVAIKFKCCNTHYPCYKCHEEEADHPAEVWPEEEYNQQAILCGKCGTALTISAYMQCDSACPHCGSSFNPGCRLHSHLYFSR; translated from the coding sequence GTGAAGAAGATACATGGTGTCCATGTTCATGGAGCAGTTATAGATCAGGAAACTCGTTGCAAGCATTACCGTTTGCCGGAGGATATCGTTGCGATTAAATTTAAATGTTGCAACACGCATTATCCTTGCTACAAGTGTCATGAAGAAGAAGCAGATCATCCAGCCGAAGTATGGCCGGAAGAGGAGTACAATCAGCAAGCGATTCTCTGTGGGAAATGCGGGACAGCATTAACGATCTCCGCATATATGCAGTGTGATTCCGCATGTCCGCATTGCGGCAGTTCTTTCAATCCAGGCTGTCGACTTCACTCCCACCTTTATTTTTCCAGATGA
- a CDS encoding right-handed parallel beta-helix repeat-containing protein has protein sequence MKKISLTLIGVMFAVIFMTGTVYASEAHHTYFISPTGSDSNPGTKAEPFKSLMKAQSQASDGDTVYIREGVYDEFEITETDNPLEDVFHYVNDMYKSGITYKAYPGDDRPVFDFSDMPTDQRVIGFYVGEDVTDINFEGFDVTGIKVGEQKQAAAFRMMGEANFWNMSVHDNEAIGFYYAGGNASGIVYNSDAYNNIGPTSRSAGNIDGFGAHGKEVLFINNRAWNNSDDGFDSISSEGNVIFHGNWAFGHQGNQDRLGDKNGFKVGGYSYNTTGLPDPLPVHTVQYNLAANNGGNNFYANHQPGQSAYWYNNTAYQPGYGSNFNMLERVSPSSEEDIAGYREVLHGNIAFEGVLTSNNNTPPENETNNSWTIDGGLALTAEDFKSLDMSELTAPRKADGSLPDVDFMEPARSSALYPYHLGYLSYQKDPLLALKRLVTVFVENGMIDNLGITHSLQKKLAYEHVTSFSNQVEAQSGKHIDDGIARVLQLEAEALLNK, from the coding sequence TTGAAGAAAATTAGTTTGACGTTGATTGGGGTTATGTTCGCCGTTATCTTTATGACAGGCACGGTTTATGCAAGTGAGGCGCATCATACTTATTTCATTTCTCCAACTGGCAGTGACAGCAATCCTGGAACGAAAGCAGAACCGTTTAAAAGTCTGATGAAAGCTCAATCTCAGGCATCTGACGGTGACACAGTATATATTCGTGAGGGAGTCTATGATGAGTTCGAAATAACTGAAACGGACAATCCGCTTGAAGATGTTTTTCACTATGTGAATGATATGTATAAGAGTGGCATTACCTACAAAGCTTATCCTGGAGATGATAGACCAGTTTTTGATTTTAGTGATATGCCTACCGATCAGCGTGTCATTGGTTTTTATGTTGGGGAGGATGTAACAGACATTAACTTTGAAGGTTTTGATGTGACAGGGATAAAAGTAGGCGAACAGAAGCAAGCTGCCGCCTTTAGAATGATGGGCGAAGCAAACTTTTGGAATATGTCTGTGCATGATAATGAGGCAATCGGTTTTTACTATGCGGGCGGCAATGCCTCAGGGATTGTCTACAATTCCGATGCCTATAACAACATTGGCCCTACTTCCAGGTCAGCTGGTAACATAGACGGTTTTGGTGCTCATGGAAAAGAAGTATTATTCATTAATAACCGTGCATGGAATAATAGTGACGATGGTTTTGACAGTATCAGTTCAGAGGGGAATGTGATTTTTCATGGGAACTGGGCTTTTGGACATCAGGGAAATCAGGATCGTTTAGGCGATAAAAATGGCTTTAAGGTTGGTGGGTATAGTTATAACACGACCGGTCTCCCGGACCCTTTGCCGGTTCATACTGTGCAATATAATCTCGCTGCCAATAATGGCGGGAACAACTTCTATGCCAATCACCAGCCTGGTCAATCCGCTTATTGGTATAATAACACGGCTTACCAACCTGGCTATGGTTCCAATTTTAATATGCTCGAGCGTGTCAGCCCAAGCAGTGAGGAGGACATTGCTGGGTACAGAGAGGTGTTACACGGCAATATTGCTTTCGAAGGTGTATTAACATCGAACAATAATACGCCGCCAGAAAATGAAACAAATAATTCCTGGACGATTGATGGAGGGCTAGCGCTGACAGCTGAGGATTTTAAAAGTCTGGATATGTCTGAGCTAACAGCACCTAGAAAAGCAGATGGAAGCTTGCCAGATGTTGATTTCATGGAACCTGCGCGTAGCAGTGCACTGTATCCGTACCACTTAGGATACCTGTCTTATCAAAAAGATCCGCTTCTAGCACTGAAAAGACTAGTAACGGTATTTGTTGAGAACGGAATGATTGATAATCTCGGCATTACTCATAGCTTGCAGAAGAAATTAGCGTACGAACATGTCACTTCTTTTAGCAATCAAGTAGAAGCGCAATCAGGCAAACATATCGATGATGGAATTGCCCGCGTGCTGCAGCTTGAAGCGGAGGCTTTGTTAAACAAATAG